The Toxorhynchites rutilus septentrionalis strain SRP chromosome 3, ASM2978413v1, whole genome shotgun sequence genome includes a region encoding these proteins:
- the LOC129779584 gene encoding uncharacterized protein LOC129779584, whose product MNRHAFGDGELQLHCFADASETAYGTCAYVRSLTENEDVRVELLASMSRVAPLQRRTIPRLELCAAQMAALLYHKIVTALDKARKSPKVTSSTLSVEELENAKFTLVKLAQAECYTSELRQLRKRQAVSKSSSLKLFNPFVDSIGIVRVGGRLNLSKEPYAVKHQILLPGFHHFTLLLLKSRHLKLLHGSISLTLAEVRKPTNGRRAVRNVIRNCYRCARVDPRPIKQPIGQLPPARITPGRAFSTTGIDYCGPVFVKHPYRKAAPTKAYIALFVCFATKDVHIELVGDLSTASFISALRRFIARRGKPEHLYSDNATNFAGAKNELNALYQMFSNRTTTEQISTNLVTDGISWHLIPPRAPNFGGLWEAAVKVAKRHLVRQLGNTTLLYEDLVTILAQIEGCMNSRPLIPLSENPEDYEILTPGHFLIGSSPVALPDPDVCNVPSNRLNRYQFIQQRVQQFWHKWRSEYLSELQRQPSSASNKVDLKVGQMVILQDQQQPPTRWPLARIVELHPGQDGITRVVTLRTPTGEFKRACTKLCLLPSIDDYLHHQEE is encoded by the exons ATGAACCGGCATGCATTTGGCGATGGGGAGCTTCAGCTGCATTGTTTCGCGGATGCCTCAGAAACAGCTTACGGAACCTGTGCTTATGTACGATCGTTGACAGAGAATGAAGACGTGAGAGTTGAGCTGCTTGCATCGATGTCGAGGGTGGCTCCACTACAAAGACGAACGATCCCAAGGCTGGAGCTATGCGCTGCACAGATGGCCGCGCTGTTGTATCATAAGATAGTGACTGCACTGGAC AAAGCACGAAAATCGCCAAAGGTAACTTCATCAACACTTTCTGTGGAAGAATTGGAAAACGCCAAATTCACTTTAGTGAAACTAGCACAAGCCGAATGCTACACGTCAGAACTTCGTCAACTTCGCAAAAGACAAGCGGTTTCGAAAAGTTCTTCATTGAAATTGTTCAACCCATTCGTGGATTCCATTGGGATAGTGAGAGTCGGTGGCCGGCTCAATCTTTCGAAGGAACCGTACGCGGTAAAGCATCAAATCCTGTTACCCGGATTTCATCACTTCACACTACTACTGTTAAAATCACGCCACCTGAAATTACTTCATGGGAGTATCAGCTTAACTTTGGCTGAAGTACGAAAGCCAACAAATGGGAGAAGAGCAGTAAGAAACGTGATACGGAATTGTTATCGCTGTGCACGTGTTGACCCCCGACCAATAAAGCAACCCATTGGACAATTACCTCCAGCACGTATTACCCCTGGGCGAGCTTTTTCTACGACTGGAATCGACTATTGCGGACCAGTGTTTGTGAAGCACCCATACCGCAAAGCTGCTCCAACAAAAGCATACATAGCTTTGTTTGTGTGTTTCGCTACAAAGGACGTGCACATTGAGCTTGTGGGAGATTTATCTACGGCATCGTTCATCTCTGCGCTTCGACGTTTCATAGCCAGGCGAGGAAAACCTGAACACCTGTACTCAGATAACGCTACAAATTTTGCTGGGGCAAAAAATGAGTTGAACGCTTTGTACCAGATGTTCTCAAACCGCACTACAACCGAACAGATAAGTACCAATCTCGTTACGGACGGCATCAGTTGGCATCTAATACCACCTCGCGCTCCCAATTTTGGGGGCCTCTGGGAGGCCGCCGTTAAAGTGGCCAAAAGGCATTTAGTTCGTCAATTAGGGAATACAACGTTGCTGTACGAAGACCTAGTGACTATTTTAGCACAAATAGAGGGGTGTATGAACTCCCGACCGCTCATCCCACTCTCAGAAAATCCCGAGGATTACGAGATCCTCACACCAGGGCATTTTTTGATTGGATCATCCCCAGTAGCCCTGCCTGATCCCGATGTATGCAACGTACCTTCAAATCGACTCAACAGGTATCAGTTCATCCAACAGAGAGTTCAACAATTTTGGCACAAATGGAGAAGCGAGTACCTAAGCGAACTTCAAAGACAACCATCATCAGCATCAAACAAGGTCGATCTCAAGGTCGGTCAAATGGTGATTCTTCAGGATCAACAGCAACCACCGACTCGATGGCCTCTAGCCCGAATTGTTGAACTCCATCCGGGTCAAGATGGAATAACACGCGTGGTCACACTACGCACACCAACAGGAGAGTTCAAAAGAGCTTGTACCAAACTATGTTTGCTGCCATCAATTGACGATTACCTTCACCATCAAGAAGAATGA